The sequence CCACAGACTGTCCAGGACTGTCCAGGAGTTGGCGGATCCTTTAGTCCAAgtctgggaggagatccctcaggagaccatccgccacctcatcaggagcatgcccaggtgttgtagggaggtcatagaggcacgtggaggccacacacactactgagcctcattttgacttgttttaagggcattacatcaaagttggatcagcctgcagtgtgtttttccacttttaaattttgagtgtgactccaaatccagacctccatgggttaatcaatttgatttccattgataatttttgtgtgattttgttgtcaacacacacacaactatgtaaagaacaaagtatttaataagaatatttcattcattcagatctaggaTGTTATTTTAGtcttccctttatttttttgagcagtgtataaTTGTGACATAATTGTTAGAAACAGTAACCGAACTGTGTGGGCAGTTTATTATTCTCaactattaaataaaaaataaatcgATTTACTTGACAGTTGACATGCCTTGTTTTTAAGTCAGTTCTACTTATTGTAAATAAGGCAatcatttctgtgattttgaGTGAATGTTAGTGTAGACTTGTCCGGCCAGGACTGTCCAGACATGCATGTAATGCTCTGAAGAGGATTAGCTCAGCTTTAAGTGTTGTGTCACTGTTTCGGATCATAGGACCTTTGTCCTGTATAAATATGACAGTTTTCTGGCTTGTTTAGTTTCTTTGCAAATAAACTCATTTCAATTCACAAATCCAAGTGTCAAATACCCAATGGGGACACGACATTAGCTGtaccaagtggccaaaaaaaatatactgatcAATAAATGCAGAGTCAAAATGCATAAATGCTGAAATTATGTCTTTGTTTCAGATGGTTTGTGTGCAAGAATAGACTAACAGTATatgagtgaaaagaaaactttgggTTCCCCTGATGACACTGTATAATCTTTTCAGCTTGGACTTTGactattttgtgtttgatggCCATTTGTTTAAAGtactttaatattattattattttattccagGTCACTATGGTAATTTCAGCCTGTGTTCTATTAGGGATGTCACGGAATGGAACTCGACACATTAAAGGCATCAAGGGTCTTagaacaaagacacagacaggttCTACATTAACTAACAGTCAGTAGTTCAGCAGGTAAGCAGTTGAGCACAGCTTCTGGTTATTCAGACAAACGTATTTTCTCCTTGAGAGCGTTTACAGAATAACACATTCACGAACACGTTAAAGACTCTTCATTCCTGGGACAAGAAGAGCAATTCAGGTGAGTGTGAAActctcaaacagctgcagctgcagttcatGGATTACAAAAAACCTTCCTATGAAATCATTTTGACTGTAGTTCAGTATATTTTGATTAATACAAGTTAAGACGTcaacaaatacatgaaaatatgttaattaaatTGAAAGAACTCCCATGCAACTAATTTTATTTCAagtatttctacattttaaGATTGATTCTAGTGCAGCAACCCTCattcttttgtgtttcaagATACAGACTTTTGTATGTGTCTGGAAAATTATTTGGGATATTATTTAAACCAGCAATAACAGCTATAACCAGCTACAGCATTCAAACTTCATGATGAGATTGTTAAAGGAGTTTTTACTATTGTGTGTGAACATGACTTTGtggtaaagtgtgtgtgaaaaggcagTAACAAGTGTAACTTTagtaaaaatatcagtttaacagaaaataatttgcattcaaaattttatgcaaataaaagaaaaaaagaataaaaagataaatgtaCCTGCAGATAAACAAAGTACTCATTACATATTATCATTGTTACATTTATAtatcagcagcattttaatatcaAAGCTGATATTATTTTGTCTACTCTTGACTACTTAATACGTATGGTCTTCACATGCAGATTTTAGTAACTactgctgtaaaaatataatacagaATTGTGCTCAAAAAAGTTTATGTCACAGACCTGAAATTCACTCTTAGAAACTGTCAATCATCAGATAAAAACAAGTTCATGTTCCCTgcttttgtcttatttgtagAGAGCATGGCCAGCACTTCCAAAGACAACGGTGGCGACCAATGTATGGTGGTGACCAAGAAAAGGAAGGCCTGCACAGATCTGGAAAcgcagatgaaaaaacaaaagactgccAGCAACCCCATCAAGGGGTCAGCAGAGGCTGTGCTGACTCAGGGGACCAAAAGAAAGTCCAGCTTCCAAAGAGAGTCCCCCAGTAAGAAGCAGAGGGTTGGAAGCACtgacaccaacaccaacactgCTGAACCCAGCAAAGTGTCTGAGGAGGAGACCAGTGTTGACCTGCGGCTAGCAGTAGACACTCCCAGGACATCGGAGAGCTCCAAAAGCTCTTCGACCTCCAATAACTTGTCTACTCCCAAGAACTGGATCATATCCAACTCAGAGACTGCAAGCAGAGGTAAGCTAATAGTGCAGAAGAAAATCTGATGACCACTTgttcttttgactttttgatttttgcaccagttcaacaaacaacatcaaacattttaacTAATGAGACCATGTAATcttatttccaaaaatgtcagtatattttttgttatttgaaacTGCCATTAAAAGAAACCAGATGTTTTGAATTAACAAATGAAGAATATTATCAGAATGATGCATAACATAGAAGAATTCACTAACCCAGAGGCTAACAATCGCTGGTTTCAACCACAACATCTGGACACAGCTGTTGTGGTAAGATGCTCCTCATAACTATCATAAAACatgaatctgtgtttgtgtttgtgtgtgttccagagTTTGAAGCCAAGTACCTGCAGCTTAACAGGCTGGGAGAAGGAAGCTTTGGTTCAGTTTATGCTGGGATTAGAAAAGCTGATTATTTACCAGTAAGTATTATGTTCCTATTCTCAActcatacatacaaacactgtCAGAACTCTCTGAACTAACAAAAATACTGATGATTCTGTCCTGTAGGTGGCGATCAAACACATCCCCCAAGCTAAAGTGAAGGTTCAACTGGCTGTGAGTGATTTGAACTGATGTCTCAGTATTAACTCTTAAAAcatccttgattttttttctcactttcccaTTACTTTGGTGTTCAATGCGCGCACAGGCGCCCATCTATTAACACCATTACCCTcatgtataaagatggatgacacatGTTCGCGTACCCAGTAGACAAAAATTAAGCTAAAATATCCTGGACAGGAGCTCTGCCATCTTGTGATGGCAATGTCATgtggagccagagtctgcaccttcagattcagattcaagattcaaagcaTTTATTGTCATATGTACAGTAAGGAAACAGGTTTACCTGTACAGTGAAATTCTTACACTGCTGTCTACACTGAATGCCATAAAAGTTTACGGTATATTAAAAAGATAGAATCATTTCACAAAATAGGCCATTTGAGAAGGTGTTCCTGCCCATACACTCGCccaattaattatttgataGTACTCAGCTCTCAACTGGGGCCTTTTACCCctaaaatgattaaaaccaaactaaacatgATACAGCAGTCAGCTTCAAAGAAGCAGTTtagatgttttggcttcacttctgaGAATCTGTCATGTCATCCATCATTAAATACAGTCaatgattaaaacacacatttgttctgTATACTTTCTCCTTTAGGACATAAATGGTGAGACACACATACTGCCCACTGAGGTGCTCCTCATGAAAACAGCGGCAGGTGGACCAGAGTCAGTGGGGAAATATGCAGCCACTACCTTATTAGACTGGTATGACCTGGACCACGGGCTTGTCCTGGTCATGGAGAGACCAGTTCCCTCTGTGGACCTATGGACCCACCTGGATGAGACTAATGGTTACATGGCGGAAGCCCAGGCTAAGGTACTGAAGCTGGTTGGagcatgtttctgtgtcagtgtatgGTGTTACCCTAAAGCTACACTGAGTctcaactaaaacaaaacaaaacaaaacaaagtactgGATTTAGTATTAATCAAACagcactgtgctgtttttggtATCAACACTGTTCTCAGGTCAGTTCTCTCAAATGCACTGAACTGGACTTTGAGCAACAATTTCTCTGAAAGCTGCAACAATGTCAAACAATTAGAAAGTATCACCCAGCATTCCCTGCTTCATATAATTCTAAATGAGTCTGTTTCTCCTTATCTCTATCTCAGAACATCATGAAACAGCTGGTGGATGCAGCCATTCAAATGCACTCTCAGAAAGTGTTCCATCGGGATATCAAAGCAGACAATATCCTTCTGGAAACTGGTTCTGATGTCCCTCGAGTGCGCATCATAGACTTTGGCTGTGGCTGCATTGAGAAAAGTGAACCTTACAACAGCTACTCTGGTACGACATCTGGTTTCTACTCCTGCTCATCATGCCTTTGTAGATCTCGAGTGTGgtgcttttgtttaaaacttactcctcatctttgttttatttctgcctctttctctgtattGACAGGAACCCTTGATTACGCCCCGCCAGAGTATTACACAGAGAGGGAATACAAGGCCCGTCCCACCACAGTCTGGCAACTGGGCACGCTACTTTATGAGCTGCTGCATGAAACCAGTGACTTTAGGACCCAGAGGTTCCTTAGGAACCAAAGGGCTTTTGTGAGTGGGTTAAATGAGCTCAAAGTGTCCCAAGGTAAGACAATGCTGGCTTCAATACAGTTCTAGGTTTTGGTACTGATAGTGTGCAAGCTTTTTCCTTCCATGTTCCAAAAGGTCACTCCAGCTGACACTTTTTTGAATTCATGTCTGTCCTCCAGACTGCCTGGATTTGTTGAAGGTGTGTTTGACGGCAGACCCGGACAACCGCGCTACCCTGGAAGagctgcagcaacatccatgGTTCACATAAATAATTTGCCTTAAACCTTCagcatttttcattaaattgtgctccaaaaatataaataaatgacataagTCACAGTTTGCTGGTGATTTAGTAAATGTTTGGACAGGCACCTAAATACTCTCATAAAAGGTATTATGCTGATGCGATAATGATGAAAATTCTTACATACATCAATGCCTCTTTCTTCTCACACTCTGGAAAGATGTGAACTCTTTCACTAAACATCGTCTCATACTTTCTGTATTAATGACtaatttaaagagtttggtctggacctgctccgtttggaaagtgtcatgagatattGCTGCATCAAAGTTAGGAGGTAATGTTGGTGGGCCCGCACTGATAAATAATATTTGAAGCTAATATGGTTAGAATGAAGCTAATACTATCTTATATACTCTGAGTACTTAATATGTATGGTCTTACACTCCAGTAACTATTGCTGTCAAATGAATGCAGTAGAGTTAAATGTGTAGATTTACTGCAGGTGATTACTTTGTGCTTCATAATGAAAAACAGGGAGAGTGAAGGCTGACATAAGTTTCAGAAAATAAGATTTCTTCTGCTGCAGCCTGACAATAAACTGACATTTACATGGAAATATTATGATTTGAGGACTCTTTCTTACAGGTCTGGGATCAGCAGGTCATGTTCTGTTAAAATTCCTTCATGTTGGCATTGCATGTGTTTCTAACAATTATTACAGTAGCTTTCATGatctttcaaaatgtgtgttaataC comes from Scatophagus argus isolate fScaArg1 chromosome 5, fScaArg1.pri, whole genome shotgun sequence and encodes:
- the LOC124059825 gene encoding serine/threonine-protein kinase pim-2-like, whose product is MASTSKDNGGDQCMVVTKKRKACTDLETQMKKQKTASNPIKGSAEAVLTQGTKRKSSFQRESPSKKQRVGSTDTNTNTAEPSKVSEEETSVDLRLAVDTPRTSESSKSSSTSNNLSTPKNWIISNSETASREFEAKYLQLNRLGEGSFGSVYAGIRKADYLPVAIKHIPQAKVKVQLADINGETHILPTEVLLMKTAAGGPESVGKYAATTLLDWYDLDHGLVLVMERPVPSVDLWTHLDETNGYMAEAQAKNIMKQLVDAAIQMHSQKVFHRDIKADNILLETGSDVPRVRIIDFGCGCIEKSEPYNSYSGTLDYAPPEYYTEREYKARPTTVWQLGTLLYELLHETSDFRTQRFLRNQRAFVSGLNELKVSQGKTMLASIQF